The following proteins are co-located in the Megalops cyprinoides isolate fMegCyp1 chromosome 15, fMegCyp1.pri, whole genome shotgun sequence genome:
- the LOC118790192 gene encoding calcium homeostasis modulator protein 2-like: MAALISENFKFVALFFKSKDVVIFNGLIALGTVASQTAYNVFAFDCPCSSGRNYRYGLAAIGVPALAFFLIGITLNKHTWNLVSECRIRACRKVSVAAVFALLGSVVGRAVVAPVTWSVLSLLRGEAYVCALSEFVDPSSLENFPDGHGPEVMAGFPCKAVPADVLVYFDEINRRLKYESQLLGWLLVALSSITVFLLLCLKRCCSPLGYQQEAYWSHFRSSENQLFNRTADVHAKMLAAESVKSFFGFVALDKEEKDQLQEHGEVKNVIPGSQWNQITGVYLYRENKGVPLYSRLNKWSSVPTENNVEADEKEMVRLT; this comes from the exons ATGGCTGCCCTCATCAGCGAAAACTTCAAGTTTGTAGCCCTCTTCTTCAAGAGCAAGGATGTGGTCATCTTCAACGGGCTGATCGCCTTGGGCACCGTGGCCAGCCAGACCGCGTACAACGTCTTCGCCTTCGACTGTCCCTGTTCCTCTGGGCGGAACTACCGCTACGGCCTGGCAGCCATCGGGGTCCCAGCCCTGGCGTTCTTCCTCATCGGCATCACCCTCAACAAGCACACCTGGAACCTGGTGTCGGAGTGCCGCATCAGGGCCTGCAGGAAGGTGTCGGTCGCGGCGGTCTTTGCACTGCTGGGCTCCGTCGTGGGGCGGGCCGTGGTTGCTCCGGTCACGTGGTcggtcctctctctcctgcggGGGGAGGCCTACGTTTGCGCCCTCAGTGAATTCGTGGACCCCTCCTCCCTGGAGAACTTCCCCGACGGGCATGGGCCGGAGGTCATGGCTGGATTCCCTTGCAAGGCCGTCCCTGCAGATGTGCTTGTTTACTTTGATGAGATAAACCGCCGTCTGAAGTACGAGTCCCAG CTTTTAGGCTGGTTGCTGGTGGCCCTGAGCTCCATCACAGTCTTTCTGCTGCTTTGCCTGAAACGCTGCTGCTCTCCCCTCGGCTACCAGCAGGAGGCGTACTGGTCCCATTTCCGCTCCAGCGAGAATCAGCTATTCAATCGCACGGCCGACGTCCACGCCAAGATGTTGGCCGCTGAGAGCGTGAAAAGCTTCTTTGGCTTTGTGGCGTTAGATAAGGAGGAGAAAGACCAGCTGCAGGAGCATGGGGAAGTCAAGAACGTTATCCCGGGGTCTCAGTGGAACCAAATCACCGGCGTTTACCTGTACAGAGAGAACAAGGGCGTCCCCCTCTACAGCCGGCTCAACAAATGGTCCAGCGTCCCGACGGAGAATAACGTAGAGGCTGATGAGAAAGAGATGGTCAGGCTTACCTGA
- the LOC118789647 gene encoding calcium homeostasis modulator protein 1-like codes for MDKFRMMFQFLQSNQESFMNGICGIMALASAQLYSAFEFNCPCLPEYNYAYGIGILVIPPIWFFLLGFVLNNNVSMLAEEWRRPTGKRRKDPTVLRYMFCSIAQRSLIAPAVWISVTLMDGKSFLCAFSIELDINQFGNSSGRALSDAERVKLLAKIPCKDIFDGHEVISREAATRYLRCISQAFGWFFLLLMTFTAFLVRAIRPCFTQAAFLKTKYWSHYIDIERKMFDETCTEHAKSFAKVCIQQYFESISGEMHSFHGHHSGKTDEEEEDGKHKSEEEKLLGIRAQDDMNKVLWNWHTCKPPLNLKKDQLPNGDSNGKINGLTNGYHSHATPKKEWVAYYSKV; via the exons ATGGATAAATTTCGGATGATGTTCCAGTTTTTACAGTCCAATCAAGAATCTTTCATGAATGGTATCTGTGGGATAATGGCCCTGGCCAGCGCTCAACTATACTCAGCGTTTGAATTTAATTGCCCTTGTTTACCGGAGTACAATTACGCGTATGGGATCGGGATTTTGGTCATTCCTCCCATCTGGTTCTTCTTACTCGGATTTGTGTTGAACAATAACGTATCCATGCTGGCGGAGGAGTGGAGACGACCGACGGGAAAGCGGAGGAAGGACCCGACCGTGCTGCGCTACATGTTCTGCTCAATTGCCCAACGGTCCTTGATTGCGCCCGCAGTGTGGATATCAGTGACGCTAATGGATGGAAAGAGTTTCCTCTGCGCGTTTAGCATCGAGCTGGACATAAATCAGTTCGGAAACAGCAGCGGTCGCGCACTGTCGGACGCTGAGCGCGTCAAATTACTGGCCAAAATTCCCTGTAAGGACATATTTGATGGCCACGAAGTTATATCACGAGAAGCTGCTACCAGGTACCTTCGCTGTATATCGCAG GCCTTTGGCTGGTTCTTCTTATTGCTGATGACCTTCACGGCCTTCCTGGTGAGAGCCATCCGACCATGCTTCACACAAGCCGCTTTCCTCAAGACCAAGTACTGGTCCCACTACATAGACATCGAGCGCAAGATGTTTGACGAGACCTGCACCGAGCACGCCAAGAGCTTCGCCAAGGTCTGCATCCAGCAGTACTTCGAGAGCATCAGCGGGGAGATGCACAGCTTCCACGGCCACCATTCCGGCAAAacggacgaggaggaggaggacggcAAACACAAGAGCGAGGAGGAGAAGCTGTTGGGCATCCGGGCCCAGGACGACATGAACAAAGTCCTGTGGAACTGGCACACCTGCAAGCCCCCTCTTAACCTGAAAAAGGACCAGCTGCCCAACGGAGACAGTAATGGGAAAATAAACGGCCTCACAAATGGCTATCACTCGCATGCCACGCCGAAGAAAGAATGGGTGGCCTACTACAGCAAGGTGTGA
- the calhm3 gene encoding calcium homeostasis modulator protein 3, whose protein sequence is MDRLKLVLQYFQSNSESISNGICVILALISVKLYTSFDFNCPCIPQYNKIYALGVMFVPPIILFLLGVLINRHTGVMMEEWLRPVGRRTKNPAVVKYLCSAMTQRALLAPMVWILVTLLDGKCFICAFSMSVDPVHFTGIPNNTGLDMVKIMAKVPCKEDAIFRNNTFRKAVSRYVRCYSQAIGWSILLFLILLGAVGRVIKPCFDHATFLQTRYWSNYLDIEQKLFDETCVLHARVFARKCVVQFFEGMRDDVWLRLPRPPVRTEEEEEEEEEEQERLHGITRQEQVDHILHTWYLCKPELDVTKVAYRPRVYVTWEDREGRTLYTDV, encoded by the exons ATGGATCGCTTGAAATTAGTCTTGCAATATTTCCAATCAAACTCAGAATCTATTTCAAACGGCATCTGTGTTATACTGGCCTTGATCAGCGTTAAGCTGTACACCAGCTTCGACTTTAACTGCCCTTGCATTCCgcagtacaacaaaatatatgcCTTGGGTGTCATGTTCGTCCCGCCGataatattgtttttactgGGCGTATTAATCAATCGGCACACGGGGGTGATGATGGAGGAATGGCTCCGGCCAGTTGGAAGGAGGACAAAAAATCCAGCCGTTGTCAA GTACTTGTGTTCGGCCATGACGCAGAGAGCTCTTCTCGCCCCGATGGTGTGGATCCTGGTGACCCTGCTGGATGGGAAGTGTTTTATCTGTGCATTCAGCATGAGCGTGGACCCTGTGCATTTTACTGGCATTCCCAACAACACCGGCCTGGACATGGTCAAAATCATGGCCAAGGTGCCCTGCAAGGAGGACGCCATCTTCAGGAACAACACCTTCCGCAAGGCTGTGTCCCGCTATGTCCGCTGCTACTCGCAG GCCATTGGCTGGTCCATCCTGCTCTTCCTCATTCTTTTGGGCGCGGTGGGGCGTGTCATTAAGCCCTGCTTCGACCACGCCACCTTCCTGCAGACGCGCTACTGGAGCAACTACCTGGACATCGAGCAGAAGCTCTTCGACGAGACCTGCGTCCTGCATGCCCGCGTTTTCGCCCGCAAGTGCGTGGTGCAGTTCTTCGAGGGCATGCGCGATGACGTGTGGCTCAGGCTTCCCCGCCCCCCCGTCAGgaccgaggaggaggaggaggaggaggaggaagagcaggagcgCCTGCACGGCATCACCAGGCAGGAGCAGGTGGACCACATCCTGCACACCTGGTACCTGTGCAAGCCGGAGCTGGATGTGACCAAGGTGGCCTACCGGCCCAGGGTGTACGTCACCTGGGAGGACCGAGAGGGAAGGACCCTCTACACAGATGTGTAG